One window of the Candidatus Chryseobacterium colombiense genome contains the following:
- a CDS encoding LacI family DNA-binding transcriptional regulator, which yields MKRITIKDIAKMLNISTSTVSRALKNHPDISASVKQRVKEVADTFNYVPNDFAINFRKKSSKVIGLIIPEISMFFIPSIIKGISSVLHSEGYNFFVLSSEESLGMEEENLLTCINSRVDGILISLSRQTKDFSHFNKIKEMELPLVIFDKTIPQNHFEEVIFDNRLYAQTAAEKLIEAGCKNIIAIFGDENLEISQTRKNHFLEIIDKHNDVRCKVIYCDSADMVKEKMNIILDYEDFDGYFAMSDETLAGLHSSLVNKKTASPKAKVIAITEGILPKYLDDSYECIINDGFEMGKTAAMKLLTLIKNQPA from the coding sequence ATGAAAAGAATCACCATAAAAGACATTGCAAAAATGCTTAATATAAGCACCTCAACTGTATCCCGAGCACTTAAAAATCATCCGGATATCAGCGCATCTGTAAAACAGCGTGTGAAGGAGGTTGCAGATACTTTCAACTATGTTCCGAACGACTTCGCCATTAATTTTCGAAAAAAGTCATCTAAGGTTATCGGACTTATCATACCGGAAATTTCAATGTTTTTTATTCCTTCTATTATTAAAGGAATTTCCTCGGTGCTGCATTCGGAAGGTTATAATTTTTTTGTGCTTTCTTCCGAAGAATCTCTGGGGATGGAAGAGGAAAACCTGCTTACCTGCATTAATTCAAGAGTAGATGGCATTTTGATTTCTCTCAGCAGACAAACGAAGGACTTCAGCCATTTCAACAAAATAAAAGAGATGGAACTTCCCTTGGTTATTTTTGATAAGACCATTCCGCAAAATCACTTTGAAGAGGTGATATTTGACAACAGACTTTATGCACAGACTGCTGCTGAAAAGCTTATAGAGGCTGGCTGTAAAAACATCATTGCCATTTTCGGTGATGAAAACCTGGAAATTTCACAAACCCGAAAAAATCATTTTTTAGAGATTATTGATAAGCACAACGATGTAAGGTGCAAGGTTATCTATTGCGATTCCGCAGATATGGTTAAGGAGAAAATGAACATTATCTTGGATTATGAAGATTTCGACGGCTATTTTGCGATGAGCGACGAAACACTGGCCGGACTGCACAGTTCGCTGGTCAACAAAAAAACAGCTTCTCCAAAAGCTAAGGTCATTGCCATAACGGAAGGTATTCTCCCTAAATACCTTGATGATTCGTATGAATGTATCATTAATGACGGCTTTGAAATGGGAAAAACAGCAGCCATGAAACTATTGACCCTCATAAAAAATCAGCCAGCATAA
- the hxpB gene encoding hexitol phosphatase HxpB: MIEAIIFDMDGLLIDSEPFWKTAEREVFGSLGIDVTEDHSSITSRMTTKEVTEYWFSFKPWKNISLADVEQQVINRVGELIDGDGKIMPGVERTLAYFKNSGYTIGLATNSPDILIPRVLKKLNIDCYFDTTLSSEFVEKGKPSPDIYLKTAQMLSVNPSQCMVFEDSKSGLAAAKAAGMAVVVVPEKTQYDHIEFDSADLKIRSFLDLHEDHIRHFNNMK, encoded by the coding sequence ATGATCGAAGCGATTATATTTGACATGGATGGATTGTTGATCGATTCTGAACCATTCTGGAAAACAGCTGAAAGAGAAGTATTCGGATCCTTGGGAATTGATGTTACAGAAGATCACTCATCCATAACCAGCCGCATGACGACAAAGGAAGTGACAGAGTATTGGTTCAGTTTTAAACCCTGGAAGAATATAAGTTTAGCCGATGTCGAGCAGCAAGTTATAAACAGGGTGGGAGAACTTATAGATGGGGACGGAAAGATAATGCCGGGAGTCGAAAGAACATTAGCGTACTTCAAAAACTCAGGCTATACAATTGGTCTTGCTACCAATTCACCGGATATACTTATTCCCAGAGTTCTCAAAAAGTTGAATATTGATTGCTATTTCGATACTACGCTTTCATCAGAATTTGTAGAGAAGGGTAAGCCCAGTCCAGACATCTATCTTAAAACAGCGCAGATGTTATCGGTTAATCCTTCACAATGCATGGTATTTGAGGATTCTAAATCCGGTCTTGCCGCGGCAAAAGCTGCTGGTATGGCTGTGGTCGTTGTTCCTGAAAAGACCCAATATGATCATATCGAATTTGATTCAGCAGATTTAAAGATCAGGAGCTTTCTTGATCTGCATGAAGATCATATCCGGCATTTTAATAATATGAAATAA
- a CDS encoding PLP-dependent aminotransferase family protein — MKSYKFELFTSEIEKNIRDGIYKPGHKLPSVRQIKEKYQLSSSTVQMGYEHLILSGAVESIPKSGYYVSNTMQMGRELIRINHKPVVRDAIFSNHLELTTSLRMGRKISEFNVAAPGDLVIPQKLLLRTMQQIIREKGAGLLRYYPASGLPSLKENIIKQAVSSQTMINHDELLVTDGALQALYIALSATCDPGDVIAVESPCVFSVLEVIRVLKLKVIEVPVDPVLGFDVDFFNKACEKNTIKAVVVTPNFHNPTGTVLSDEQKKMLLNIAQRHRIAVIENDIYGDLYFQGQRPSTIKSFDESGLVLTYSSYAKTLAPGIRLGWLSSGQFMERAEQIRFSLGSSVSPLYQEMVNRLIEGSSYDRHVRSFRLQLARNARFATNLLLSYFPGNISVATPFGGYNLWVKMPDTIDMNFFYEQCDKIGIRFTPGYTFSFSSAFEQYFRLVFADTFSPKKIEAIRQLGERLK, encoded by the coding sequence ATGAAGAGCTATAAATTTGAGTTATTCACGAGTGAAATTGAAAAAAATATCAGGGACGGAATTTACAAGCCCGGTCATAAGCTACCATCAGTAAGGCAGATCAAAGAAAAATATCAGCTCAGTAGCAGTACCGTACAAATGGGTTATGAACATCTAATTCTTAGTGGAGCGGTTGAAAGTATCCCAAAGTCAGGTTATTATGTTAGCAATACTATGCAAATGGGCAGAGAGCTAATAAGAATTAACCATAAGCCAGTGGTGAGAGATGCCATCTTCAGTAATCATCTGGAATTGACCACTTCCTTAAGAATGGGCAGAAAAATTTCAGAATTTAATGTGGCCGCTCCGGGTGACCTTGTTATCCCGCAAAAGTTATTGCTAAGGACCATGCAACAGATCATCAGGGAGAAAGGAGCCGGTTTATTGCGATATTATCCAGCAAGCGGACTCCCTTCATTAAAGGAAAACATTATAAAACAAGCTGTATCTTCTCAGACTATGATCAACCATGATGAGCTGCTGGTTACAGACGGAGCTTTGCAGGCATTGTATATCGCACTTTCCGCGACGTGCGATCCGGGGGATGTGATTGCAGTGGAAAGTCCGTGCGTTTTTTCTGTCTTAGAAGTGATCAGGGTATTGAAGCTTAAAGTTATTGAAGTTCCCGTCGATCCGGTGCTTGGATTTGATGTGGATTTCTTCAATAAAGCCTGTGAAAAGAACACCATAAAGGCAGTGGTGGTCACTCCGAATTTTCATAACCCAACGGGAACAGTACTGAGTGACGAGCAGAAAAAAATGTTATTGAATATTGCTCAACGGCACCGTATTGCTGTAATAGAAAATGATATTTATGGAGATCTCTATTTTCAAGGGCAAAGACCCTCTACCATAAAGAGTTTTGATGAGAGTGGTCTGGTGCTGACTTATTCCTCCTATGCAAAAACACTTGCTCCGGGAATCAGGCTAGGATGGCTGAGTTCAGGTCAATTTATGGAACGTGCCGAACAGATCAGATTTTCTCTGGGCAGCAGTGTTTCTCCTTTGTATCAGGAAATGGTAAACCGTTTGATTGAGGGCAGCAGTTATGACCGTCATGTAAGATCTTTTCGGTTACAATTGGCAAGAAATGCCCGTTTTGCCACTAATTTACTCTTAAGCTATTTTCCTGGAAATATCTCTGTGGCGACGCCATTCGGGGGATATAACCTATGGGTGAAAATGCCCGATACGATTGATATGAATTTCTTTTATGAACAATGTGACAAAATAGGTATTAGATTTACACCGGGCTATACCTTTTCGTTTTCGTCAGCTTTTGAGCAATATTTCAGGCTTGTTTTTGCAGATACTTTTTCTCCCAAGAAAATAGAAGCAATCAGACAGCTAGGAGAACGTTTAAAATAG
- a CDS encoding MFS transporter, with protein MNSCKNSIKNNTSSFHSPSFSWVALLSLGTFIVFFQGFMVAPILPQLSELFKTSVQHVSFIEPAYLLSYGISTLIYAPLSDRYGRFSVITFSLCGFILVTAFTGFAQNINQLIFLRLLTGLLAGGVAPTTIGWIGDNFPYDKRGHALGIFFGFMAAGTAFGSSAGALLTSFVGWRMLFWIVAGLGLLILGILTSNRSSFFQKQNENIIEIKTMISEYYTILKLKRARRTYIFVLLNSMFHSGIFAWTGFFFFSNYHLNEKGVGLALLGYGIPGLFLGPFLGKMADRFGLNKIIPIGITMGAISTLLLAMHYPLWLSCLLIATLSLAFDMTHPLFAAIITTLSERKDVAIGLFAFVMFMGYGLGSLIFSLIINIGINESFQVFGLCAVVGAILSVFTFKNEK; from the coding sequence ATGAACTCCTGTAAAAATAGCATTAAAAATAATACATCATCTTTTCACAGCCCTTCTTTCAGCTGGGTGGCCCTTCTTTCTTTAGGAACATTCATTGTATTTTTTCAGGGATTTATGGTTGCTCCCATACTTCCACAGCTTTCGGAACTCTTCAAGACTTCTGTTCAACATGTGAGTTTTATAGAACCTGCCTATTTATTAAGTTACGGTATTTCCACATTGATCTATGCGCCCTTATCTGACAGATATGGACGCTTCTCAGTAATTACTTTTTCTCTGTGTGGGTTCATATTGGTTACCGCCTTTACAGGCTTTGCACAAAACATCAATCAGCTTATCTTTCTCAGGTTGTTGACCGGATTACTCGCCGGAGGTGTAGCACCGACAACAATCGGTTGGATCGGTGACAATTTTCCGTATGACAAAAGAGGGCATGCTTTAGGTATTTTTTTCGGTTTTATGGCTGCAGGAACGGCATTTGGTTCAAGTGCCGGTGCATTATTGACTTCATTTGTAGGATGGAGAATGCTGTTTTGGATCGTTGCAGGATTAGGGCTTCTGATACTGGGAATTCTCACTTCAAATCGCAGCAGTTTCTTCCAGAAACAAAATGAAAATATAATCGAGATCAAAACAATGATTTCTGAGTACTATACCATACTCAAACTGAAAAGAGCGCGGCGTACGTATATCTTTGTTCTGCTGAACTCAATGTTTCACAGCGGCATATTTGCATGGACCGGATTTTTCTTTTTCAGCAATTATCATCTTAATGAAAAAGGTGTAGGACTAGCACTGCTTGGATATGGAATACCCGGTCTTTTTCTAGGACCATTTTTAGGAAAAATGGCTGACAGATTCGGCCTTAATAAGATCATTCCCATCGGAATCACAATGGGAGCAATATCCACTCTATTGCTGGCGATGCATTATCCGTTATGGCTTTCCTGTCTTTTAATTGCCACCCTATCCCTTGCTTTTGACATGACACATCCTCTTTTTGCTGCCATCATAACAACCTTATCTGAACGTAAGGACGTTGCAATCGGGCTCTTTGCATTTGTCATGTTTATGGGGTATGGACTTGGAAGCCTGATATTCAGTCTCATTATAAATATTGGTATCAACGAAAGTTTTCAGGTCTTTGGACTTTGTGCAGTCGTGGGAGCAATACTATCAGTTTTTACATTCAAGAATGAAAAGTAA
- a CDS encoding serine hydrolase — protein sequence MKNLFLFLGFLANTAWFAQTNQIKLPSDNKLKTPFDSLVDLSVSSFMQNNSRVGISIGIIKNGQQYLYNYGSTENGRQNLPTENTVYELASITKTFGATLLAQAVVDKKVDLTDDIRKYLKEDYPNLNYNGTPITLLNLANLTSGLPNWMPDKDIFGKADPDSIPYILDSVHTKYSRENFYKDLHQVNIKVLPGSISRHCNTAAQLLGYILEDVYHDSYDNLLKKYFVRPLKLKNTYLLESHNLPINMAKGYDGKGRIMPVTDWEDLRVAASIASSTSDMLKYMMFQLNEKNTAVKLSHQPIFGKIEDGAIALNWKVKKTEDGRLSISHTGGSLGFSSYMLFYPELNSGIVLLSNEADQGTQNELILLAEKIIRP from the coding sequence ATGAAAAATCTATTCTTATTTTTAGGATTTCTGGCCAATACAGCATGGTTTGCTCAAACAAATCAAATAAAATTACCCTCCGATAACAAACTTAAAACGCCCTTTGATTCATTGGTAGATCTGTCAGTGTCTTCTTTTATGCAAAATAATTCAAGGGTGGGTATATCAATCGGTATTATTAAAAACGGGCAACAATATCTTTATAATTATGGTTCTACCGAAAATGGCAGACAAAATCTCCCTACGGAAAATACAGTATATGAATTGGCCTCTATCACAAAAACATTTGGTGCAACTTTACTCGCACAGGCTGTTGTTGATAAAAAGGTAGACCTTACTGATGATATTAGAAAGTATCTCAAAGAAGATTATCCAAATCTGAACTACAACGGAACACCCATTACATTACTTAATTTAGCTAATCTCACTTCAGGCTTACCCAATTGGATGCCGGATAAAGATATTTTCGGAAAGGCAGATCCTGACTCCATTCCTTATATTTTGGATTCTGTACATACAAAATACAGCAGGGAGAATTTCTACAAAGACCTTCATCAGGTGAATATAAAGGTATTGCCGGGAAGCATTTCTAGGCATTGCAATACCGCAGCACAATTGCTTGGCTACATACTGGAAGATGTTTATCATGATTCATATGACAATCTCCTTAAAAAGTATTTCGTAAGGCCATTAAAATTGAAAAATACCTATCTTCTTGAATCTCATAACCTGCCTATCAATATGGCAAAAGGTTATGATGGGAAAGGACGTATCATGCCTGTGACTGACTGGGAGGATTTAAGAGTAGCTGCAAGCATAGCTTCTTCCACTTCGGATATGCTGAAGTATATGATGTTTCAACTCAATGAAAAAAATACTGCCGTGAAGTTAAGTCATCAGCCAATTTTTGGCAAAATTGAAGATGGTGCCATCGCACTTAACTGGAAAGTAAAAAAAACAGAAGATGGCAGACTTAGTATCTCACATACTGGTGGAAGCCTGGGATTTAGCAGCTATATGTTATTCTATCCGGAATTAAATTCGGGAATAGTTCTATTATCTAATGAAGCAGATCAGGGCACTCAAAATGAACTCATTCTTCTGGCTGAAAAAATTATAAGACCGTAA
- a CDS encoding TonB-dependent receptor: MLKTTSSVLLLMPLFALSQSINGTVKKSKNTISYAEIIARKDNYKQSAISDEKGHFNLKLAENGKYNIECIYDGKIFYQGEVEVNGNISYDLLIADVNEKQIEGVTVTARKKLIERKADRMIFNVSNSVASQGMDGLQTLDATPQIKVDENAGISMVGKSGVSVMVNERMLNLSGSELINYLRSLRSENIEKIEVITAPPAKYEAQGNSGLINIVLKKNQNLGWNGSVTTSLFQTTYTGNSNSATVNYQNEKVRSSLKLRQYDSQKHSYENYTIVGSDGLKSADDRRDFWKGTGLNFSSDYEINSNSGLGFVIDYGSGKSGMDIMNTSDYFQNQNYTNTLSTYAEHRNDNRQATVSAYYDIKFGKRSNKLSITGNYFSNTPSSNIDFTTQDNSANSYVVRTPSELDYKIYSGQADLTLPFEFAKTEAGIKFTNFDNNSDLQYQNLVGQDYVTDPIKSDLFNYNEKNYAAYVGMEKRLGERWTVKAGLRYEYSTISGNSVSSGQSSENSYGKFFPTAYLTYKTNENNTFSINYSKRINRPGFRALNPFRWYTNINSYYSGNPALNPSVNHNFELSYLYKGKFFVSTYFQRELNAFAQLVVLEGENKTSNFYNFFNKNSTGISLNYSDTFFNFWEANYSGDLSYMKTQVFATDAASRKGNSISFDAKNNFSLTKDKSVQFLMNYWFRLPSSIGNTYSYFVGNFTAGLKLNLMNKDLLINVYVSDIFRQAKSHGEIYYVDSTHYFNNYYDGRNLSVSLTYNFGNRKVKSGGRQVMFDEKNRAN; the protein is encoded by the coding sequence ATGCTGAAGACAACATCGTCAGTTTTACTTTTAATGCCTTTATTCGCTTTATCACAAAGTATCAACGGAACGGTTAAAAAATCAAAAAATACGATCTCTTATGCAGAGATTATTGCCAGAAAAGATAATTACAAACAGTCGGCGATCTCAGACGAAAAGGGCCATTTTAATTTGAAATTGGCGGAAAACGGAAAATATAATATAGAGTGCATATATGATGGGAAAATATTTTATCAGGGAGAAGTTGAGGTCAACGGTAATATCAGCTATGATCTTTTGATTGCAGATGTAAATGAAAAGCAAATTGAAGGGGTAACCGTAACAGCCAGGAAAAAGCTTATAGAGAGAAAAGCGGACCGGATGATTTTTAACGTATCCAATTCTGTAGCCTCACAAGGAATGGACGGTTTGCAGACATTGGACGCTACGCCACAGATCAAAGTAGATGAGAATGCAGGGATATCAATGGTTGGGAAAAGCGGAGTTTCAGTAATGGTGAATGAGCGGATGTTAAACCTTTCCGGATCCGAGCTAATCAATTATCTCAGAAGCCTTCGATCAGAAAACATTGAAAAAATAGAGGTGATCACAGCGCCTCCAGCCAAATATGAAGCGCAAGGTAATAGTGGTCTCATCAACATCGTTCTGAAGAAAAATCAAAATCTGGGCTGGAATGGAAGTGTAACAACAAGTCTGTTTCAGACTACCTATACAGGCAATTCAAACTCTGCTACCGTAAATTATCAAAATGAAAAGGTAAGGTCTTCATTAAAACTGAGGCAATATGACAGTCAGAAGCATTCCTATGAAAATTATACAATCGTCGGCTCGGACGGTCTGAAAAGTGCTGATGACAGAAGGGATTTCTGGAAAGGCACGGGTCTCAATTTCAGTTCAGATTATGAGATCAATAGCAATTCAGGTCTTGGATTTGTGATTGACTACGGATCCGGAAAATCAGGAATGGACATCATGAACACTTCGGATTATTTCCAGAATCAAAACTATACGAATACTTTATCCACCTATGCAGAACATCGTAATGACAACAGACAAGCCACGGTAAGTGCCTATTATGATATCAAGTTCGGGAAGCGCAGTAATAAACTCAGCATAACAGGTAATTATTTCTCCAATACACCCAGCAGCAATATCGATTTTACGACTCAAGATAATTCTGCTAATTCCTACGTTGTGAGAACTCCGTCTGAACTGGATTATAAGATCTATTCCGGTCAGGCTGATCTTACGCTGCCATTTGAATTTGCAAAGACAGAAGCCGGAATTAAATTTACCAATTTTGATAACAATTCAGATCTGCAATATCAGAATCTTGTCGGTCAGGATTATGTAACTGACCCCATAAAGAGTGATCTTTTCAATTATAATGAAAAAAATTATGCTGCTTATGTAGGAATGGAAAAACGGCTTGGCGAAAGATGGACAGTGAAAGCCGGACTAAGGTATGAATATTCCACTATCAGTGGAAACTCTGTTTCATCAGGTCAAAGCTCAGAAAATTCCTATGGTAAGTTTTTCCCTACGGCTTATCTGACTTATAAAACTAATGAAAATAATACTTTCAGTATCAATTATTCCAAACGTATCAACAGACCGGGATTCCGTGCACTTAATCCATTCCGATGGTACACGAATATCAATTCTTACTATTCCGGAAATCCTGCGCTTAACCCTTCTGTCAATCATAATTTCGAATTGTCATACCTATATAAAGGTAAATTTTTTGTTTCCACTTACTTCCAGCGGGAACTGAATGCCTTTGCACAACTGGTTGTTCTGGAGGGTGAGAATAAGACCAGTAATTTTTACAACTTTTTTAACAAAAATAGTACAGGCATATCACTGAATTATTCAGATACTTTCTTTAATTTTTGGGAAGCCAACTACTCTGGAGATCTGTCTTATATGAAAACACAGGTTTTTGCCACTGATGCGGCCTCCAGAAAAGGAAACAGTATCAGTTTTGACGCCAAAAACAATTTCTCATTAACCAAAGATAAAAGCGTACAATTCCTAATGAATTATTGGTTCCGTTTGCCTTCCAGTATTGGGAACACCTATTCCTATTTTGTAGGTAATTTTACGGCCGGCCTGAAACTAAACCTGATGAACAAAGATCTACTGATAAATGTTTATGTTTCTGATATTTTTCGTCAAGCTAAAAGCCACGGTGAAATCTATTATGTAGATTCAACCCATTATTTTAATAACTACTACGATGGCAGAAACCTTTCTGTTTCACTAACCTACAATTTTGGAAATCGTAAAGTGAAATCGGGAGGGCGTCAGGTGATGTTTGATGAAAAGAATAGGGCCAACTAA
- a CDS encoding ionic transporter y4hA — MNQHKCLRYWAIVVPLLSWLFYFGSFIFSSGYYSILLTALLLGSVLTAVYHSEVLAHQLGEPFGTLLLAFAITVIEVGLIISIMLGAQGLETITLARDTVFAAVMLILNGIIGICIVIGSIRYREQSFTLKGVSTALITLTAVVVFVLILPNYTISHRGGEYTSFQLLFIALLCLALYLGFTMVQTIRHRSFFISPSDKAKEKTVEYDGKNKVSRKNMYISSFMLIVSLGVVVIMAKLLSKDVEYLVVAVGAPRSAVGVIIAGIVLLPEALAAVRAAKNDRIQTSLNLAFGSALASIGLSIPAIAIISVISGIRMTLGIDIKSTVLLGLSLFIITISLATGKTNIMQGFVLIGIFMIYLFITIVP, encoded by the coding sequence ATGAATCAACATAAATGCTTACGGTATTGGGCGATTGTCGTACCGCTTTTATCTTGGCTCTTCTATTTTGGGAGCTTCATCTTTTCATCAGGTTATTATTCGATCCTGTTAACAGCCCTTTTACTGGGAAGCGTGCTCACAGCGGTCTATCACTCCGAAGTGCTTGCACACCAGCTGGGTGAGCCTTTTGGTACCCTTCTTCTGGCATTTGCCATAACAGTCATCGAGGTGGGTCTGATTATTTCCATTATGCTTGGAGCGCAAGGTCTTGAGACTATCACTCTGGCAAGAGATACGGTCTTTGCAGCAGTTATGCTCATCCTTAATGGAATTATCGGTATCTGTATTGTTATTGGATCAATAAGATATAGGGAGCAGTCCTTCACTTTGAAAGGTGTAAGTACGGCTCTTATCACTCTGACAGCAGTGGTTGTTTTTGTTCTGATATTACCTAACTATACGATTAGTCATCGGGGAGGTGAGTATACTTCATTTCAGCTTTTGTTTATCGCATTGTTATGTTTGGCTCTTTATCTAGGATTTACAATGGTGCAGACGATCAGGCATCGGAGCTTTTTTATATCGCCCAGTGACAAAGCGAAGGAAAAAACTGTGGAATACGATGGTAAAAACAAAGTTTCAAGAAAGAATATGTATATCAGCAGTTTTATGCTGATCGTAAGTTTGGGCGTGGTTGTTATAATGGCTAAGCTTCTTTCAAAAGATGTAGAATATCTTGTGGTAGCTGTGGGAGCACCAAGATCCGCAGTAGGTGTTATCATTGCAGGAATCGTGCTCTTACCGGAAGCTCTTGCGGCAGTCAGGGCAGCCAAAAATGACCGGATACAGACTTCGCTGAACCTGGCGTTTGGTTCTGCGTTGGCAAGCATCGGACTGAGCATTCCTGCCATTGCGATCATATCGGTAATCAGCGGGATTCGGATGACATTGGGAATCGACATCAAATCGACAGTTCTCCTGGGGCTATCGCTATTTATCATCACGATCTCGCTGGCCACAGGAAAAACAAATATTATGCAGGGATTTGTGCTTATCGGCATATTTATGATCTACCTTTTTATCACGATTGTTCCCTAA
- a CDS encoding MaoC family dehydratase, whose amino-acid sequence MRIINNYEEYKSLEGVMVGSSPWHTIDQKQIDRFADATLDHQWIHVDSERASIESPYGSTIAHGYLTLALIPYLWKQIASVQNVSLEINYGIEDLRFGMPVKVNSEVSLQAIIRSVNDLRGMVKVVVGARLVIKDESKPAYTGNVVFLYQFK is encoded by the coding sequence ATGAGAATCATCAACAATTACGAAGAATATAAGTCACTGGAGGGAGTCATGGTCGGAAGTTCTCCATGGCATACGATTGATCAAAAGCAGATCGACAGATTTGCAGATGCCACTTTGGATCACCAGTGGATTCACGTGGATAGCGAGAGGGCATCCATTGAAAGTCCTTACGGATCAACCATAGCCCACGGATACCTGACCCTTGCGCTGATCCCATATCTATGGAAGCAAATCGCATCGGTGCAGAATGTAAGCCTTGAGATCAATTACGGAATTGAAGACCTGAGATTTGGCATGCCTGTAAAGGTAAATTCTGAAGTATCATTGCAGGCTATTATCAGATCGGTGAATGACCTTCGGGGAATGGTCAAGGTCGTTGTCGGTGCAAGACTCGTGATCAAGGATGAGTCGAAACCCGCCTATACAGGCAATGTTGTGTTTCTGTATCAATTCAAATAG
- a CDS encoding cold shock domain-containing protein, giving the protein MQKGTVKFFNEAKGFGFIAPSEGGADIFVHTSGLQSRGIRENDEVVFNVQKGDKGLSAINVKLA; this is encoded by the coding sequence ATGCAAAAAGGCACCGTAAAATTTTTCAATGAAGCAAAAGGCTTCGGTTTCATCGCACCATCAGAAGGTGGCGCAGACATCTTTGTACATACCTCAGGACTTCAGTCAAGAGGCATCCGTGAGAACGACGAGGTTGTTTTCAACGTACAGAAAGGAGATAAAGGTTTAAGCGCAATCAACGTTAAATTGGCATAA
- a CDS encoding beta-1,6-N-acetylglucosaminyltransferase: protein MIQAELNAMEFLLNASKQWDYLINLSGKDIPLRSQQIIRQFLTVNAGRNYIFYYDQKFYRPDTLRRIQNHFTALTYRISSLIYKRDFMKNVTPYIGGKWFIFTRETCSFLINNEKVMDFEDYYLHTLLPAESFFQTVLMNTDFNDIIVNDDKRATFNPPLIGKDNYYNQFLRFLKESNSIFINKVGDITSERTTERIVNSYDLPLPEVNEIERELKRDKPGFN from the coding sequence ATGATCCAGGCTGAGCTCAACGCAATGGAATTCTTACTCAATGCCAGCAAGCAGTGGGATTATTTGATTAACCTAAGTGGCAAAGACATTCCATTAAGGTCCCAACAAATCATCCGGCAGTTTCTGACTGTCAATGCGGGGAGAAACTACATTTTCTACTACGATCAGAAATTTTACAGACCCGACACATTGAGGAGGATTCAGAATCATTTTACTGCATTGACCTATAGGATATCCTCACTAATCTACAAAAGAGACTTTATGAAAAATGTCACTCCATACATTGGCGGCAAATGGTTTATTTTTACAAGGGAAACATGCTCTTTCTTAATCAACAATGAGAAAGTAATGGACTTTGAAGATTATTATCTGCATACCCTCCTCCCTGCTGAGTCCTTCTTTCAGACCGTTCTAATGAATACTGATTTCAACGATATTATTGTGAATGACGACAAAAGAGCGACTTTTAATCCACCGTTGATAGGCAAAGACAATTATTACAACCAGTTCCTCAGATTTTTAAAAGAAAGCAATAGCATTTTTATTAATAAGGTCGGAGACATAACTAGTGAGCGAACAACCGAACGTATTGTTAACAGTTACGATCTTCCGTTGCCGGAAGTCAATGAGATTGAAAGAGAATTGAAAAGAGATAAGCCGGGCTTCAATTGA